From a single Sporosarcina oncorhynchi genomic region:
- a CDS encoding ABC transporter ATP-binding protein — protein sequence MQTEEKLLEVKDLKKYFPIKQGFLKQAEQIKAVDGITFDIYKGETLGIVGESGSGKSTLGRTIVRLYEPTDGEILFEGKNFEKVPSGQIGDFRKDMQMIFQDPFASLNPRMRIGEIIAEPLKVSTNLNKAQRKEKVINLLEKVGLPVETLTKFPHEFSGGQRQRIGIARALATNPKFIIADEPVSALDVSVQSQVLNLMQDLQEEFQLTYLFISHDLSVVKHICDRVGVMYLGKLVEIGSKADIYSVPLHPYTQALLSAIPVTNFDRKREKIHLKGEPPSPSNPPAGCPFHTRCPKAFDRCAIDQPELVLQKEGQYVACHLYDEKTVSPKENKDHAMIGS from the coding sequence ATGCAAACTGAAGAAAAATTGCTTGAAGTAAAAGATCTAAAAAAATACTTTCCGATAAAACAAGGCTTTTTGAAACAGGCAGAGCAAATAAAAGCTGTCGATGGCATTACATTCGATATTTATAAAGGGGAAACGCTTGGAATTGTCGGCGAATCGGGCTCAGGGAAATCAACCCTCGGCAGGACGATTGTCAGATTGTATGAGCCGACAGATGGTGAAATTCTTTTCGAAGGAAAGAACTTTGAGAAAGTTCCATCAGGCCAGATTGGGGACTTTCGCAAAGATATGCAAATGATTTTCCAAGATCCATTTGCTTCATTAAATCCTAGAATGCGGATTGGAGAAATCATTGCAGAGCCTTTGAAAGTAAGCACGAATCTTAACAAGGCACAGCGAAAAGAGAAAGTTATCAATTTGCTTGAAAAAGTAGGATTGCCTGTTGAAACGCTAACAAAATTCCCTCATGAGTTTTCTGGCGGGCAAAGGCAACGGATAGGCATCGCCCGTGCACTTGCGACGAATCCGAAGTTCATCATCGCAGATGAACCTGTCTCGGCGCTTGATGTTTCTGTTCAATCGCAAGTACTTAATTTAATGCAAGATTTGCAAGAAGAGTTTCAGCTGACGTATTTATTTATCTCGCACGACTTAAGTGTCGTCAAGCATATTTGCGATCGTGTCGGCGTGATGTATTTAGGAAAACTAGTGGAGATTGGTAGTAAGGCAGATATTTATAGTGTCCCGCTGCACCCATATACGCAAGCTCTGTTATCGGCAATCCCAGTCACGAATTTTGATCGTAAAAGAGAAAAGATTCACTTGAAAGGAGAGCCGCCAAGCCCATCTAATCCACCTGCAGGCTGTCCGTTTCACACGAGGTGTCCGAAAGCGTTCGATCGGTGTGCCATAGACCAACCGGAATTGGTACTGCAAAAAGAGGGGCAATATGTCGCGTGTCATCTATATGATGAAAAAACGGTTAGCCCGAAGGAGAACAAAGATCATGCCATGATTGGCAGTTGA